A single region of the Polyodon spathula isolate WHYD16114869_AA chromosome 5, ASM1765450v1, whole genome shotgun sequence genome encodes:
- the LOC121315512 gene encoding ornithine decarboxylase-like, protein MNSFSTADFDFSLLDEGFCARDIVEQKINEVFLSDDKDAFYVADLGDVLKKHMRWTRALPRVTPYYAVKCNDSKAVVMTLASLGAGFDCASKNEIQLVQSIGVSPERIIYANPCKQVSQIKYAAAHGVQMMTFDSEVELAKVSRSHSNAKLVLRIATDDSKAVCRLSVKFGATLKSSRSLLERAMELGVDVIGVSFHVGSGCTDPETYTQAISDARCVFDMGVELGFNMNLLDIGGGFPGSEDVKLKFEEVTAVISTALDKYFPVESGVRVIAEPGRYYVASAYMLAVNIIAKKVVFREQTGSDDEDDGANDRTLMYYVNDGVYGSFNCILYDHANVRPVLHKKPKPDEKFYSCSIWGPTCDGLDRIVELCDMPDLQVGDWMLFENMGAYTVAASSTFNGFQKPDIHYVMSRTSWQLMQQIKEQGGIAKVEETASSPVPISCAWESGVERPSTCSSTRIV, encoded by the exons ATGAACAGCTTCAGCACTGCCGATTTTGACTTCTCTTTGCTTGATGAAGGCTTCTGTGCCAGAGATATtgtggaacaaaaaataaatgaggtCTTCCTTTCG gATGACAAAGATGCCTTTTATGTAGCGGACCTTGGTGACGTTCTTAAAAAGCACATGCGATGGACACGCGCCCTTCCTCGTGTGACTCCATATTATGCTGTGAAATGTAATGACAGCAAAGCTGTAGTGATGACCCTTGCTTCCCTGGGTGCAGGATTTGATTGTGCAAGCAAG AATGAAATTCAGCTGGTCCAGAGCATTGGTGTTTCACCTGAGAGGATCATTTATGCTAACCCTTGCAAACAAGTGTCTCAAATTAAATATGCTGCTGCCCATGGTGTCCAGATGATGACATTTGATAGTGAAGTTGAACTTGCGAAAGTTTCAAGAAGCCACAGTAATGCAAA GTTGGTTCTTCGTATTGCCACAGATGACTCTAAAGCAGTGTGCCGTTTGAGTGTGAAATTTGGTGCAACGCTTAAATCCTCCAGATCCTTACTTGAGCGTGCCATGGAACTGGGTGTTGATGTTATTGGAGTAAG CTTCCATGTTGGCAGTGGCTGTACTGATCCTGAAACATACACCCAGGCCATTTCAGATGCTCGTTGTGTCTTTGATATGGGA GTGGAACTTGGGTTCAACATGAATTTGTTGGATATTGGTGGTGGATTCCCTGGCTCTGAAGATGTTAAACTGAAGTTTGAAGAG gttACTGCTGTCATCAGCACTGCTCTTGACAAATATTTCCCTGTTGAGTCTGGTGTTCGGGTCATTGCTGAGCCAGGAAGATACTATGTTGCATCTGCTTATATGCTAGCAGTCAATATCATTGCTAAAAAAGTTGTCTTCAGGGAGCAGACTGGTTCTGATG ATGAGGATGATGGTGCTAATGACAGAACTTTGATGTACTATGTTAACGATGGTGTTTATGGGTCATTTAACTGCATCCTGTATGACCATGCTAATGTCAGACCTGTTCTCCACAAG aaaccTAAGCCTGATGAGAAATTCTACTCTTGTAGCATCTGGGGACCAACTTGTGATGGTCTGGATCGCATTGTTGAGCTCTGTGACATGCCAGATCTTCAGGTTGGAGACTGGATGCTCTTTGAGAATATGGGAGCCTACACTGTTGCTGCATCTTCCACCTTCAATGGATTCCAGAAGCCGGATATTCATTATGTGATGTCAAGAACATCCTG GCAACTGATGCAGCAAATCAAAGAGCAAGGGGGCATTGCTAAAGTTGAGGAGACTGCTTCTAGCCCTGTGCCAATCTCCTGCGCCTGGGAAAGTGGAGTAGAACGTCCTTCAACTTGCTCTTCAACTCGTATTGTTTAA